Proteins from one Sphingopyxis terrae subsp. terrae NBRC 15098 genomic window:
- a CDS encoding Ros/MucR family transcriptional regulator, with protein sequence MDDSETLVTLTADIVAAHVSNNSVAISDIPLVIRSVHEALAGLGVTEPPEVKQEPAVSIRASVKPDYIVCLEDGKKLKMLRRHLMTAYNMTPDEYRAKWDLPKDYPMVAPNYAETRRTLAKAIGLGTKGRGGGGKAPRGRAKAK encoded by the coding sequence ATGGACGATTCCGAAACGCTCGTAACGCTGACCGCCGATATCGTGGCTGCTCATGTCAGCAACAACAGCGTCGCGATATCCGACATTCCCCTCGTCATTCGGTCCGTCCATGAAGCCCTCGCCGGTCTTGGCGTGACCGAGCCCCCCGAAGTCAAACAGGAGCCCGCCGTCTCGATCCGCGCCTCCGTGAAGCCCGATTACATCGTGTGCCTTGAAGACGGCAAGAAGCTCAAGATGCTCCGCCGCCACCTGATGACGGCCTATAACATGACCCCCGACGAGTATCGCGCGAAGTGGGACCTTCCCAAGGACTATCCGATGGTCGCGCCCAATTATGCCGAGACCCGCCGCACTCTCGCCAAGGCCATTGGCCTCGGAACCAAGGGTCGGGGCGGCGGCGGCAAGGCCCCGCGTGGCCGCGCCAAGGCAAAATAG
- a CDS encoding DUF5983 family protein produces METGQYLVLSTAHIRCATGQLLTAWADYPPHRRPLCVAPTQYGWFLHTMTLPPEAQRCLPKELPAILALGRDNGCDYVLLDSDGPTEDLLPTFPW; encoded by the coding sequence ATGGAAACCGGACAATATCTTGTGCTCAGCACCGCCCATATTCGCTGCGCGACCGGGCAGCTGCTCACCGCTTGGGCAGACTATCCGCCGCACAGGCGGCCGCTGTGCGTCGCGCCAACGCAATATGGCTGGTTCCTCCATACGATGACGCTACCGCCCGAAGCGCAGCGCTGTCTCCCCAAGGAACTGCCCGCGATCCTGGCGCTCGGCCGCGACAACGGCTGTGATTATGTGCTGCTCGACAGCGACGGACCGACCGAGGACTTGCTACCGACGTTCCCTTGGTAG
- a CDS encoding ATP-binding protein, translated as MGVFSLAGRTVTVRSFSRVADEGWTMTIPADGWEGAQPLAVENCRIRAGTEIIIAMPKEWLCNLRGQIEAAAKHFPLPVHFHGALLPREDFLEGAHRVEEWNGCRIGIFRANYDLATEPRINFHGVKVACRLPSVKEVDGSYPWTARIDIVDAPSLQLVLPARKEMVDNAALASLRVAVQATIYRTIATESSHRLSFQNWQRAADLGIELPEASAWLSEWCPRTADDRGGAEGARIEAVPMILIPDHDADIEQCAASLLTEERLGFRAVRAEDAFAGYKWYDDLPRVTGLSFATEIDGRQIHYADGDVICSDTLSGRVPMITLEVPVVRCAASDEPIATLNFPVDMLVCANGGSGLDETHVFVREGATIAPAALAQMIEDCCFAYDEDCSSDSWHTQHRDFERDARKFANELLLGADEALAENIRAVFAEEVQWMIPIGRRLTLEAYHGNVRVALAANDADPETTVA; from the coding sequence ATGGGTGTGTTCAGCCTGGCCGGCAGGACCGTGACCGTGCGGTCCTTCTCGCGGGTCGCAGACGAGGGCTGGACAATGACCATCCCCGCGGACGGCTGGGAAGGAGCGCAGCCCCTGGCTGTCGAAAACTGTCGCATCCGGGCGGGCACAGAGATCATCATCGCCATGCCCAAGGAATGGCTCTGCAATCTTCGGGGCCAGATCGAGGCCGCTGCCAAGCATTTCCCCCTGCCTGTCCACTTCCACGGCGCACTGCTGCCGCGTGAGGATTTCCTCGAAGGGGCCCATCGGGTCGAGGAATGGAACGGTTGCCGGATCGGCATCTTCCGCGCGAATTATGATCTCGCGACTGAACCGCGGATCAACTTTCACGGGGTCAAGGTCGCCTGCCGCTTGCCGTCGGTCAAAGAGGTCGATGGTTCGTATCCCTGGACGGCCCGGATCGACATCGTCGACGCGCCATCGTTGCAGCTCGTGCTCCCTGCGCGCAAGGAAATGGTCGATAATGCCGCGCTCGCTTCGCTGCGGGTAGCCGTTCAGGCCACCATTTATCGAACCATTGCAACCGAGAGCAGCCACCGACTTTCATTCCAGAACTGGCAGCGCGCAGCCGATCTCGGCATCGAACTTCCCGAAGCCAGTGCCTGGCTCTCCGAATGGTGCCCACGCACGGCGGACGATCGTGGCGGCGCCGAGGGCGCCCGCATCGAGGCCGTCCCGATGATCCTGATTCCCGATCATGACGCCGATATCGAGCAATGCGCGGCATCGCTGCTGACCGAAGAGAGGCTCGGCTTTCGTGCCGTCCGCGCCGAGGACGCGTTCGCGGGCTACAAATGGTATGATGACCTTCCCCGCGTCACGGGCCTGTCCTTTGCGACCGAGATTGACGGGCGTCAGATTCACTACGCCGACGGCGATGTGATTTGCTCGGACACATTGTCTGGCCGCGTTCCTATGATCACGCTCGAAGTTCCAGTCGTCCGCTGCGCCGCGTCCGACGAGCCGATCGCGACGTTGAACTTTCCCGTCGACATGCTGGTCTGTGCGAATGGCGGAAGCGGTCTTGATGAAACCCATGTCTTCGTTCGCGAAGGAGCCACTATCGCGCCGGCGGCGCTTGCGCAGATGATCGAGGATTGCTGCTTTGCCTACGACGAGGATTGTAGCAGCGATAGTTGGCACACCCAGCACCGCGATTTTGAACGCGATGCCCGCAAATTTGCAAATGAACTGCTTCTTGGAGCCGATGAAGCGCTCGCCGAGAACATCCGCGCCGTTTTCGCCGAAGAAGTTCAATGGATGATCCCGATCGGGCGGCGGCTCACGCTCGAGGCCTATCACGGCAATGTGCGGGTCGCGTTGGCGGCCAATGACGCCGACCCTGAAACCACTGTGGCATGA